The DNA region TCGGTTACACGGGTTACGATTTTAGCTGCGACTGCTCCGCTTACAATATCTTCGCCAACACCGGTGAGGCTTACACCACAAAATTCATTGGCATAATTTCCTGCAACGGTAGCCGAATCCGATATCCTTCCCGGAATTTCAAAGCCTTTGCCTCCGGTTGATGTCGCAACAGCTATTTTTCCTTCACCGTCTAAAGCAACACAGCCAACAGTTCCGGTTCCGGTAGCTTTTACTTTTGCCTCATACTCTGTCCTTCTTTGAGGAATTTCTGTAGAAAACACTTCAAAACCGTGCTTTCGGGCAAAGTTTGTTGCTCCACTCCCACCCAAAACCTTATCGTCATAATCCTGCAAAATCCGGGCAACCTGGATTGGGTTTTTTACTTCCTCAATATTAATGACTCCGCTCATCTTGTGTGTTGAACCATCCATTAAAGAGGCGCTCATCCTGATTTTCCCATCACTTTGTATCTGGGAACCTATTCCGGCATTGAACAGTTCATCATCTTCCAGAAGAGAAACCGCATACACCACTGTTTCTAAAGCAGAATGCGTCTTTAGAAATTCATACGAATCTTTTACGATACGCAACAAAGCATTTTGCTTGGCTACTTTGGTTTCCTGGCTGGTGGATGACTCCGAAAAGAATCCTCCGTGGATTATAATTTTCATTCCTAAACGTATTGAGAGGATTGGATGTGCATTTTATTCGTTTTGAGGTCATAGGTATCATATTTGCTCATCACGTGTACAATCAGGTTGTTGATTGAGATTGGCTGTCCGAGTTCAACCTGCGTAAGATTGGTATCTTTTATTTGATGTCCGTCAACCAGAATAACCAATCCTGAACCTATAGCTTCCATTTTGTCATCTATAATCAGCAGTCCTGTATCTTCTCCCAATCCTACTCCCAGCACCTTAGGATTTCCTACAACTGCCTGAAACAGTCTTCCAATTCTTCCCCTTTGAACAAAATGCGTGTCAATAATAACATCGTCAATAAGTCCAAGTCCGCTCGTAATTTTTACCTCTCCTTTTAATAATGCTTCAGAACTGCTTCCCTGATAAATCATATTGTTAGAAGCTGCTGCGGCTCCTGCTGATGTTCCGGCATACACAAAATCTTCATTTTTGTATTTATCAAGAAGTATATCGTGGAATTCTGTTCCACCTAAAATAGAGGTCAATCTTAACTGATCGCCTCCTGTAAACATGACAACATCTGCATCCCTGAGTCTTTTCAGTATTTCAGGATCTGTTGCCTGTTCTCTCTTTTCAATATGAAGAACGTCAACATTGGTTGCATTCAGATATTGCAATGCTTTTACATATTCAGGACCTACTTCTCTGGGTATTTTTGAAGCCGTAGTGATGACTTCTATTCTTGATTTTTCTTTGTGTTTTGATTCGGTCAAAAGCCTTTTTAAAATTCCTGTTTCAAAGAAATTCAGGTTATTGGCTACATTGGCATCAAAACTGGCTTCTGTAAAACTTCCTTTATCTACAGCACCTCCAATGATCATTAATTTTCCTTTTATATTCATTTCAAATGGTATGTGAATTCCGTAAAAATAACCAAAAACTTAAAAAACGCAATTAAACGCGTAATATTTATTTAAACTTTTGACAATTTAGCCCAAACAATAGTTTTATAGTAAAAATTTAAAAAAATTTTGATTGATATTTTAAAAAAATTATTTTAGTAGAAATTTATTTTAATTTTTTTAACGAAATCCGTATACAATAGCTACTATCCTGTAGCAAACGGCACACAATAACCTATAATTCCTTACATGCTAAACAATTACACTTTTAATTAACTTACTTAACCCATCCGTTTATGAAAATACTTAAAATACAAGCCTTACGCGGGCCAAATATTTGGAGCGTCCGCAGAAAAAAATTAATCCAGATGCGTTTGGATCTTGAAGAAATGGAGCAATATCCAACGAATAAGATCGACGGATTTAAAGAGAGAATCGAAGCCATGTTTCCCACCATGTATGAACACCGATGTTCAGAAGGTGTACCCGGAGGTTTTTTCATGCGAATTGAAAGAGGGACATGGATGGGACATGTTATTGAACATATTGCTTTGGAAATCCAGACATTGGCCGGAATGGAAACCGGATTTGGAAGAACCCGTGAAACCAAAACTCCCGGTGTCTATAATGTGGTTTTCAGTTATACCGAAGAAAACGTTGGTCTTTTTGCCGCTGAATCTGCCGTAGCAATTGCTGAATCACTGATAGCCGGCACAGATTATGACCTGGAAGCCGATATTCAAAAAATGCGTGAAATCAGAGAACGCGACCGTTTAGGACCAAGTACCGGAAGTATTGTCGAAGAGGCCGTTGCCAGAGATATTCCGTGGATTCGTCTGGGAACTAATTCTTTGGTGCAGTTGGGTTATGGCATTAATCAGATGCGTTTTCAGGCAACAATTACCTGCAAAACAAGTAGTATTGCAGTAGATATTGCCTGTAATAAGGAGGAAACCAAAAGGATGCTGGACAATGCCTCTATTCCTGTGGCCAAAGGTTCTATTTGTGTAGACGAAGAAGACTTGCAAAATACGATTGATAAAATAGGTTATCCTATTGTTATAAAACCTTTGGATGGCAATCATGGAAAAGGGGCTTCTATTAATGTGACGAATTATGAAGATGCAAAAGCCGGACTGGCCTATGCCCAAAAATACAGTCGCAGGGTTATTGTGGAAAAATTTATCACCGGATTTGATTTCAGGGTATTGGTGATTGACAATAAAGTAGTTGCAGCCGCTCAAAGGGTTCCTGCACACGTTAAAGGAAACGGCACCAATACTATTGAACAGTTGATTGAGATTGAAAATCAGGATCCCCGCAGAGGATACGGACATGAAAACGTACTTACAGAAATTACAGTAGATCGCGATACGACCGATCTTTTGGAAAAGATGAATTATACTTTAGAAACTGTTCCCCGCAAAGGAGAAATAGTCTATCTGAAATCTACTGCCAACCTGAGCACCGGTGGAACTTCTGTTGATGTTACCGATATGATGCATCCCGAAAACATCTTCCTTTCAGAACGAATTTCCAGGGTTATCGGATTGGATATTTGCGGTATTGATATTATGGCCGAAAATCTGACGCAACCTTTGAACGAAAACGGCGGTGTTATTTTAGAGGTTAATGCAGCTCCCGGTTTCAGGATGCACCTTGCTCCTTCTGAAGGATTGCCAAGAAATGTTGCTTCGCCTGTAATTGACATGCTCTATCCGCCAGGAAAGCCAAGCCGTATTCCTATTATTGCCGTTACCGGTACAAACGGGAAGACTACAACAACCCGACTCCTTGCCCATATCGTTAAGAATAACGGATATAAAGTTGGATTCACTACTTCCGACGGTATCTACATCCAAAACCATATGCTGGAAAAAGGTGACACAACCGGGCCTATCAGTACCGAATATATTCTTAAAGACCCTACTGTAGAGTTTGCCGTATTAGAAACTGCCCGTGGCGGAATACTCCGTTCCGGCCTTGGTTTTAGCCGTTGTGACATTGGCATCATTACCAATATTTCTGCCGACCATTTAGGATTGAGTGATATCGATACGCTTTCGGATTTGGCACGTGTAAAGAAAGTTGTTGTCCGAAGCGTAAAAAAAGACGGCTGGGCTATCTTAAATGCCGATGATGAAGAGTGTGTAAAAATTGCTTCTGAATTGGAATGTAATGTGGCTTATTTCAGTATGGATGAAGAGAATCCGCTGATTAAAAAGTTAGGAAAAGAAGGAAGAATTGTAGCTGTTTATGAAAACGGATATATTACGATAAAGAAAGGCGATTGGAAAATACGTGTTGAAAAAGCCGCGCATATTCCGCTTACGTTAGGCGGAAAGGCAAAATTCATGATTGCCAATGTACTTGCAGCTACCCTCGCATCTTATTTATGGGGCTTTAAGACAGAGGATATCAGCCTTTCACTTCAAACCTTTATTCCCAGCGTTGCCCAAACTCCGGGACGTATGAACATTTTTGAATTCAAAAAATTCAAAGTCATGATTGATTTCGCCCATAATCCATCAGGATATATGGCTATTGAAGATTTACTGAATAACATCGAGGCTTCCCGAAAAATAGGAATTATTGCAGGTGTGGGCGACAGACGTGATGAAGACATCAAGGAATGTGGAATGATTGCAGGCAGAATGTTTGACCATATTATTATCCG from Flavobacterium lindanitolerans includes:
- a CDS encoding cyanophycinase — translated: MNIKGKLMIIGGAVDKGSFTEASFDANVANNLNFFETGILKRLLTESKHKEKSRIEVITTASKIPREVGPEYVKALQYLNATNVDVLHIEKREQATDPEILKRLRDADVVMFTGGDQLRLTSILGGTEFHDILLDKYKNEDFVYAGTSAGAAAASNNMIYQGSSSEALLKGEVKITSGLGLIDDVIIDTHFVQRGRIGRLFQAVVGNPKVLGVGLGEDTGLLIIDDKMEAIGSGLVILVDGHQIKDTNLTQVELGQPISINNLIVHVMSKYDTYDLKTNKMHIQSSQYV
- a CDS encoding isoaspartyl peptidase/L-asparaginase, whose product is MKIIIHGGFFSESSTSQETKVAKQNALLRIVKDSYEFLKTHSALETVVYAVSLLEDDELFNAGIGSQIQSDGKIRMSASLMDGSTHKMSGVINIEEVKNPIQVARILQDYDDKVLGGSGATNFARKHGFEVFSTEIPQRRTEYEAKVKATGTGTVGCVALDGEGKIAVATSTGGKGFEIPGRISDSATVAGNYANEFCGVSLTGVGEDIVSGAVAAKIVTRVTDGFSLKQAFEKTFKELKPFDGFAGAIAIDKDGTICHQDSHPSMVFASYDGTTEEVFQ
- the cphA gene encoding cyanophycin synthetase, which encodes MKILKIQALRGPNIWSVRRKKLIQMRLDLEEMEQYPTNKIDGFKERIEAMFPTMYEHRCSEGVPGGFFMRIERGTWMGHVIEHIALEIQTLAGMETGFGRTRETKTPGVYNVVFSYTEENVGLFAAESAVAIAESLIAGTDYDLEADIQKMREIRERDRLGPSTGSIVEEAVARDIPWIRLGTNSLVQLGYGINQMRFQATITCKTSSIAVDIACNKEETKRMLDNASIPVAKGSICVDEEDLQNTIDKIGYPIVIKPLDGNHGKGASINVTNYEDAKAGLAYAQKYSRRVIVEKFITGFDFRVLVIDNKVVAAAQRVPAHVKGNGTNTIEQLIEIENQDPRRGYGHENVLTEITVDRDTTDLLEKMNYTLETVPRKGEIVYLKSTANLSTGGTSVDVTDMMHPENIFLSERISRVIGLDICGIDIMAENLTQPLNENGGVILEVNAAPGFRMHLAPSEGLPRNVASPVIDMLYPPGKPSRIPIIAVTGTNGKTTTTRLLAHIVKNNGYKVGFTTSDGIYIQNHMLEKGDTTGPISTEYILKDPTVEFAVLETARGGILRSGLGFSRCDIGIITNISADHLGLSDIDTLSDLARVKKVVVRSVKKDGWAILNADDEECVKIASELECNVAYFSMDEENPLIKKLGKEGRIVAVYENGYITIKKGDWKIRVEKAAHIPLTLGGKAKFMIANVLAATLASYLWGFKTEDISLSLQTFIPSVAQTPGRMNIFEFKKFKVMIDFAHNPSGYMAIEDLLNNIEASRKIGIIAGVGDRRDEDIKECGMIAGRMFDHIIIRQEKHLRGRTEEEIINLILEGIEESGRDITYEIIPKETEAIKHAINSADEGTFITALSDVVTNAIEIVQQYLDKENEDGLI